A window of Lytechinus pictus isolate F3 Inbred chromosome 7, Lp3.0, whole genome shotgun sequence contains these coding sequences:
- the LOC135153066 gene encoding uncharacterized protein LOC135153066 yields MRQHYKRHHRAHIKEVDTIRSSPTLPKPKDRMEEQQEREKRRQIEEEREKEKNRREEQRKRKEEEERIEEERRRQEAIEEGRRKDSQERVWKRVDRSIEDEIDEEIIEERRKLEESREKEEEERQLDEEGKQLEEEKRKIEEEEKRLEEEKRKLERRKHEKEAKQELAKRQEEERLEKERELEKKRLEDEEKRLKEEIRQIAEGNTEDKPESRIVELVGDKQNISIKLPECQSEQIQIVSKVTIATSYYTKTKNGYTLKRRLIDSHYPEKRPKVAK; encoded by the coding sequence ATGAGACAGCATTACAAACGACATCATAGAGCTCATATCAAAGAAGTAGACACAATACGATCTAGCCCAACTTTGCCTAAGCCTAAAGACAGGATGGAGGAACAGCAGGAAAGGGAGAAGAGGAGACAGATTgaagaagaaagggagaaagagaagaacAGACGAGAAGAGcagaggaagaggaaagaggaggaggaaaggATCGAGGAGGAAAGGAGGCGACAAGAAGCAATAGAGGAAGGAAGGAGGAAGGATAGTCAAGAAAGAGTTTGGAAAAGGGTTGATAGGAGTATAGAAGACGAGATAGACGAAGAGATCATAGAAGAACGAAGGAAACTTGAGGAAAgtagggagaaagaagaagaggagaggCAACTGGATGAGGAAGGAAAGCAGCTAGAAGAGGAGAAACGTAAgatagaggaggaggagaaaagattagaggaagaaaagaggaaGCTAGAGAGAAGGAAACATGAAAAAGAAGCCAAGCAGGAGTTAGCAAAAAGACAGGAAGAAGAGAGActagagaaagaaagggagttAGAGAAGAAAAGATTAGAAGATGAGGAGAAGAGATTGAAGGAGGAAATCAGACAGATTGCAGAAGGCAACACAGAAGATAAACCAGAAAGTAGAATTGTTGAACTTGTCGGTGATAAACAGAATATTTCTATAAAACTTCCTGAGTGCCAAAGTGAACAGATCCAAATAGTATCAAAGGTTACAATTGCGACATCTTATTATACCAAGACCAAGAATGGATACACTCTAAAAAGAAGATTAATTGACTCTCACTATCCGGAGAAAAGACCAAAAGTTGCAAAGTAA